Below is a window of Methylosinus sp. PW1 DNA.
TCGTGCCGCCCGTATATTGCAGAAAGGCGAGATCGTCCGGGCCGACGTCGGCGTCGCGCAGCGGCGCCACGGCGCCTTCGCGCAGCACGCGCGAGAAGCGCAGGCTCTGCGGCAGGCGATAGCGCCGCACGGCGCATTTCACATAGCGCGAGATGAAATTCACGATCGGGCCGCGCAGGCCGAGAAGATCGCCCGGAGCGATGACGACGGCTTTCTCGAGGCTCATCGACGGCCATGCGGCCTCGACGGTGTGCGCGAAATTCTCGAGCACGAAGATCATGCGCGCGCCGGAATCCTCGATCTGATGCGCGAGCTCCTTGGGCGTGTAGAGCGGATTGACGTTGACGACGACCGCGCCCGTGAAAAGCACGCCGAAGATCAAGGGCGGATAGGCCATCACATTGGGCGCCATGATCGCGATGCGATCGCCCTTGGCGATTCCCTGCGATTGCAGCCAAGCCGCGATCGAGCGCGCGGCGTTGCCGAATTCGGCATAGGTGAGCTTGGCGCCGAAGCTCTCGAGAGCGGTGCGGCCGGAAAATTCGACCACGCTCTGGCGGAACATGTCCACGAGGGTCGAATAGCTCGCCGGGTCGATCTCGGCGGGTACGAAAGGCGGATAGGATGCGACCCAGGGACGGGTGGCGTAAGGGTCCGACGCGAGAGTGGCGGCAGTCATTCGTGGCCTCCGGGCATGGGCGCGATCGACCGCGGCCCAGCGGTCCGCTCAATGGATTAGCGTTTGCTCGAGACAGCGACAACTCGGGACAGCGCAATCCACACACGAAAATATAGCGCGCCGCGGGCGCGAGCGCAGCCCCGCGCGCGCGACGATCGTCGTCGCAGCGCAGCATCGCCGCGGCTCGCGAAATTGGAGGACGTCAGCCGCCGACGACGCGCGCGCCGAGCAGCAGCGCGAGGCCGAAAGCGAGCACGAGGAGAGCGGCGAGCAGCTCGCCCGCGCGCAGCAGCGTCTCCGCGCGCGACGATCTGCGCGCGGCGAGACGCGCCGCGAAATCCTTGGCGAAGACCGCCGTCGCCGCCAAGGCGCCGGTGGTGATCGCCGTGCCGGCGGACATCAGCAGCGTCGCCCCGGCGCCGGCTATGAAGACGCCTTGTGACAGTGTGAAGACGAGCACGAGTATGGCGCCCGAGCAGGGACGAAGACCCGCCGCGACGACCGTCGCCAGCGCATCGCCCCAGCGAAAGCCGGCGCCGAGCCGGGCGGCGTCGATCGCATGCATATGGCCGCAGTCCGGCCCATGAACATGGCCGGGATCGTCGTCGACCGCCTCGCAGGCGAAGGCGCCGCGGCGCGCGACGGCGAGGACAGGCGCCGGCTCCCGCAGCGCGGCGAGCAGCGCGCGCCCTTTCACATAGGCGAGGCGCGCGCCCACGGCGGCGATGGCGGCGTAGCTCGCCGTCTCGATCCACGTCGCCGCCTCGGTCATGCGCTGCGCGGTGAAGCCGAAGAGAATGGCCGCCACGCCGACGAGCGCTATCGCCACCACACCCTGCAGCAGCGCCGCCAGAGCGGCGAGCGCCAGCCCGCGCTTCAGCGCCGTCTCATTGGCGATCATATAGGAGGCGAGCACGGCCTTGCCATGACCCGGCCCGGCGGCGTGAAAAACGCCATAGGCGAAGCTCGCGGCCGCCAGAGGGAAGAAGGCGCTATTGTCGGTCTTCAGCGCGCGCGCGGCGTTCTGCAGCTCCAAATGGAATTTGCTCTGCCATGCGAGCAGCAGGCCGGCGAGGCCGCTCGCCGCGCCGACCGGAGCTTCCGAAGGGCCGACGGCGAAAGGATGACGCGCCGCCTGCGCCAGCGCGGCGTCCTGCGACAGCGCGAGCGCGGCCAGCGCCAGGAGGAGGAGCAGCGCGCAATTCCGCGGCGAAACCCTCACGGGCAGGCCACGACGATGCGCGCCGCGAGCTTCATGCTGAAATCGGCGCCGGGCGACATATTGGCGAAAAAGGCTTCGCTCAGCTTTTGCGTGTCGACGGCGAGCAGCGGCTTCGGCTCCACGACGCTGGTGGAGCAGCCCGCCGGAGCGCCGGCGAGCGTCACTGGATTTTGCTTCTCGAGATCGAAGGCGACGAAATAGGTCGGATCATAGGTCTGGAAGGAGAAAGGCTTTTGCGCCGGCAGCGGCTTCTCCAGCGGCAGAGTGAAATGCATGGTGACGATGCGCTTGTCGTCGGCCTCGAGCCACACATCCTCCGGCGGACCGAAGGCGGCTTTGGCGTTCTGATATTTCGCGAAGGTGAAATAGTCGAATTCGGCGAGCGATTCGGCGTTGGTCTTGGCGAGCGGCGCGAGCTCCTCGCGGCTCGGCGGCTTGCCGTCCTTGCCGAGCCCTTGCAGCGCGAAGGCGGAATACATCTCGTCGAAGGTCCAAGCGTGGCGCACGCCCTTGATCTTGCCGTCCGGCGTGAACACGATCTCGCTGCGCATGGCGACCCAGACATGCGGATGCGCGGCGGCCGGGACAGCGGCGAGCGCCATGGCGAGGGTCAGCGAAGCGAATGCAAATCTTCTCGGCATAGGGGCTCTCGCCTCGGTGGAGCGCGGCGCTCTCGCGAATCGCTCCCGCTCCGAGCGCGGAGGCTGTAGTCGCGGAAGGCGGCGGAAACAGGGCTGGACGCGCTGTTTCGACAGCTTTTTCGGCGCCCGCGAAGGCTCGCTTGCTGGCGTCGCTCGTCGTGACGTATAATGCCACGCCCGGCGCCGCAAGGACAAGCCGGGCGGGTCGCGCCGGGGGCGGCGGCGGCCATCCCTCGCGGATGGGATACGGATTTTCACGGATGAGGAGGACGGGAGTCTTTCCGCCGACGCGCAAATCCGCAATATGACTCTTTCGAAAGCGCCTCGCGCGAGAGCTTTCGAGCGGCAACGCTTCATAGGGGGAGCGGGCCTCGCGCCCCTCTCCGAGACGATGACGTCGCGCGGCCCTGCGCGAGCGGGGCGCCCCGCGAGGGCGTCGCGCCGAGCGAGGAGAGAATACGTATGGCGGATGAAGTCGCCGGCGCCACGACAACCGGCCCCGCCCTAGGCGACGTGTCCCTCGCCGATCGATTCGATCTTTCCAAGACGCATGTGCTCATCAACGGCACGCAAGCGATCGTGCGTCTTCTGCTGATGCAGAAGGAGATGGATCGTCGCGCCGGACTGCGCACGGCGGGCCTCGTCTCCGGCTATCGCGGCTCGCCGCTCGGCGGCATGGACGCGCAGCTGCACAAGGCGAAGCCGCTCTTCGACAGACACGACATTCTGTTCATGCCGGGCCTCAACGAGGATCTCGCCGCCACCGCCATTTGGGGCGCGCAGCAGGCGGAGATGCGCGGCGAAGGCAAATATGACGGCGTCTTCTCCGTCTGGTACGGCAAGGGGCCAGGCGTCGATCGCTCTGGCGACGCGCTGCGCCATGTCAATCTCGCCGGCTCCTCCCGCAATGGCGGCGTGCTGGCGCTGATGGGCGACGACCATACGGCGGAATCCTCCACCACGGCGCATCAGTCGGAGTTCGTCTTCGTCGATATGATGATGCCGATCCTCTCGCCCGCGGGCGTGCAGGAGATTCTCGACTACGGCCTCATGGGCTTCGCGCTGTCGCGCTACGCCGGCGTCTGGACCGGCTTGAAGCTCATCAAGGACACGGTGGAATCCACCGCCTCCGTCGACGGCTCGCTCGATCGCGTGCGCCCCATTGCGCCGCTCGATTTTCTGATGCCGCCGGGCGGCCTCAACATACGTCCGCGCGATCCGGTGCTGACGCAGGAAGCGCGCATGCAGGAGAGCAAGCGCGACGCCATGCTCGCCTTCATCCGCGCCAATCGCCTCAATCGCATCATCACCTCCGGCGGCCCCGCCGCCAAGATCGGCGTCATCACCGTCGGCAAGTCCTATCTCGACGTGCGCCAGGCGATGGACGATCTCGGCATAGACGAGGTGAAGGCCAATGATTACGGCCTGCGCCTCTATAAGATCGCCTGCCCCTGGCCGCTCGAGCCGCAAGGCTTGCGCGAGTTCGTGCGCGGACTCGATCTCGTCATCGTCGTCGAGGAGAAGCGCTCGCTGATCGAGGTGCAGCTGCGCGAGCAGCTCTATGGCTCGTCGCATCAGCCCATCTGCATCGGCAAGAAGGACGAGGTCGGCGAATGGCTCTTCCCGGTGAAGGGCTCGCTCGACGCCAATGACGTCGCCATCGCTATCGGCCGGCGGCTGCTGAACTACGTTCGCTCCGACGATCTCGAAGGGCGCGTGCGCCGGCTCGAGCACATGCAGGAGCGCCGCAAATCGCTGACCGACGTCGGCGTGCGCGTGCCGCATTTCTGCTCCGGCTGCCCGCATTCGACATCCACCCATGTGCCGGAGGGCATGCGCGCCTATACGGGCATAGGCTGCCATTATATGGCGCAATGGATGGACCGCTCGACCGAGGGCTACACGCATATGGGAGGCGAAGGCGCCAATTGGATCGGCGAGGCGCCCTTCTCGACGCGCAAGCATGTGTTCCAAAACCTCGGCGACGGCACCTATAATCACTCCGGCTCGCTGGCCATTCGCTTCGCCGTCGCGACCAAGACGAACATCACCTTCAAGATTCTCTTCAATGGCGTCGTCGCCATGACCGGCGGACAGGCGCATGAAGGCGATCTCACCGTCGAGGCGATAGCGCATCAGGTGGCGGCGGAAGGCGTCGCCAGAATCGCGCTCGTCTCCGACGAGCCGCACAAATACGCCTCCGATATTCAATGGCCGCCGGGCCTCGACATTTATCACCGCAACGTCATCAACAGCGTGCAGAGCGAGCTGGCCGCGACGGATGGCGTCACCATTCTGATCTACGATCAGACCTGCGCCACCGAGAAGCGCCGCGGCCGCAAGCGCGGCGAATATCCCGACCCGGATGTGCGCGTCGTCATCAACGAGCTGGTCTGCGAAGGCTGCGGCGATTGCGGCCGCGCCTCCAATTGCGTGTCGGTGCAGCCGCTGGAGACGGAATTCGGCCGCAAGCGCCGCATCGACCAATCGAGCTGCAACAAGGATCTCTCCTGTCTCGAGGGCTTCTGCCCGAGCTTCGTCACCGTGCATGGCGCGCGCATGAAAAAGGCCGCGCCGACCAGCGAGACGCAATGTCCGCCGCCGCCGGAGCCCGCCGTTCCGCAGATCGGCGCGGCGCCTTATGGCGTGCTCGTCGCCGGCATAGGCGGAACGGGCGTCGTCACGGTGAGCGCCATTCTCGGCATGGCCGCCCATCTCGAGGGCAAGGGCGTCGGCGTCATCGACATGGCCGGCCTCGCGCAAAAGGGCGGCGCCGTCTATTGCCATGTGAAGATCGGCCGCACGCCCGACGAGGTTCATGCGATCCGCATCGCCGCGGGCGAGGCAGATCTCGTGCTCGGCTGCGATCTCGTCGTCGCCGGCGGCAAGCAGATACTCGCGGCCATCGATCCCACGCGCAGCCATGTCGTCGTCAACAGCGCCGAGGTGTTTCCCGGCGATATCGAGCGCGACCCGGATTTCGTGCTGCCGGCGCAGCGCATAGAGCGCGCCATACGCGAGGCCGCCGGCGAGCGCGTCGATTTCCTGAATGTGACGGAGCTGGCGCTGGCGCTGCTCGGCGATTCCATCGCCGCCAATATGTTCATGCTCGGCTACGCTTGGCAGAAGGGCCTGCTGCCGCTCTCCGAGGCCGCGCTCTTGCGCGCGATCGAGCTGAATGGCGAGGCGGTGGCGATGAATCATTCCGCTTTCGCCTGGGGCCGCCGCGCCGCGCATGATCTTTCGAGCGTGGCCGCCGTCGTCTCCTCATTGCGCGAGCGCAATCCAACTCGTGACGTTTCGCAGAGCCTCGAGGAGATGATCGAGCGCCGCGTCGCCTTCCTCACCGATTATCAGAACGCCGCTTACGCCGCCCGCTATCGCGCGCGCGTCGACGCCGTCGC
It encodes the following:
- a CDS encoding nickel/cobalt transporter, whose product is MRVSPRNCALLLLLALAALALSQDAALAQAARHPFAVGPSEAPVGAASGLAGLLLAWQSKFHLELQNAARALKTDNSAFFPLAAASFAYGVFHAAGPGHGKAVLASYMIANETALKRGLALAALAALLQGVVAIALVGVAAILFGFTAQRMTEAATWIETASYAAIAAVGARLAYVKGRALLAALREPAPVLAVARRGAFACEAVDDDPGHVHGPDCGHMHAIDAARLGAGFRWGDALATVVAAGLRPCSGAILVLVFTLSQGVFIAGAGATLLMSAGTAITTGALAATAVFAKDFAARLAARRSSRAETLLRAGELLAALLVLAFGLALLLGARVVGG
- a CDS encoding indolepyruvate ferredoxin oxidoreductase family protein: MADEVAGATTTGPALGDVSLADRFDLSKTHVLINGTQAIVRLLLMQKEMDRRAGLRTAGLVSGYRGSPLGGMDAQLHKAKPLFDRHDILFMPGLNEDLAATAIWGAQQAEMRGEGKYDGVFSVWYGKGPGVDRSGDALRHVNLAGSSRNGGVLALMGDDHTAESSTTAHQSEFVFVDMMMPILSPAGVQEILDYGLMGFALSRYAGVWTGLKLIKDTVESTASVDGSLDRVRPIAPLDFLMPPGGLNIRPRDPVLTQEARMQESKRDAMLAFIRANRLNRIITSGGPAAKIGVITVGKSYLDVRQAMDDLGIDEVKANDYGLRLYKIACPWPLEPQGLREFVRGLDLVIVVEEKRSLIEVQLREQLYGSSHQPICIGKKDEVGEWLFPVKGSLDANDVAIAIGRRLLNYVRSDDLEGRVRRLEHMQERRKSLTDVGVRVPHFCSGCPHSTSTHVPEGMRAYTGIGCHYMAQWMDRSTEGYTHMGGEGANWIGEAPFSTRKHVFQNLGDGTYNHSGSLAIRFAVATKTNITFKILFNGVVAMTGGQAHEGDLTVEAIAHQVAAEGVARIALVSDEPHKYASDIQWPPGLDIYHRNVINSVQSELAATDGVTILIYDQTCATEKRRGRKRGEYPDPDVRVVINELVCEGCGDCGRASNCVSVQPLETEFGRKRRIDQSSCNKDLSCLEGFCPSFVTVHGARMKKAAPTSETQCPPPPEPAVPQIGAAPYGVLVAGIGGTGVVTVSAILGMAAHLEGKGVGVIDMAGLAQKGGAVYCHVKIGRTPDEVHAIRIAAGEADLVLGCDLVVAGGKQILAAIDPTRSHVVVNSAEVFPGDIERDPDFVLPAQRIERAIREAAGERVDFLNVTELALALLGDSIAANMFMLGYAWQKGLLPLSEAALLRAIELNGEAVAMNHSAFAWGRRAAHDLSSVAAVVSSLRERNPTRDVSQSLEEMIERRVAFLTDYQNAAYAARYRARVDAVARLEKERVPGTKELTEAVARGLFKLMSAKDEFEVARLYTDGSFQRQLAEIFEGDLRMELHLAPNLVAFQRKNDIGGSRKITFGPWMFHVLKWLARFKGLRGTILDPFRPDSDRISERKMLADYQTLLDDILPRLSPANHAAAVALARIPEKIRGFGHIRARSVLEARAEIARLYGEYYAIKPDLKMAAE
- a CDS encoding DUF1007 family protein; the encoded protein is MPRRFAFASLTLAMALAAVPAAAHPHVWVAMRSEIVFTPDGKIKGVRHAWTFDEMYSAFALQGLGKDGKPPSREELAPLAKTNAESLAEFDYFTFAKYQNAKAAFGPPEDVWLEADDKRIVTMHFTLPLEKPLPAQKPFSFQTYDPTYFVAFDLEKQNPVTLAGAPAGCSTSVVEPKPLLAVDTQKLSEAFFANMSPGADFSMKLAARIVVACP